One Oncorhynchus masou masou isolate Uvic2021 chromosome 27, UVic_Omas_1.1, whole genome shotgun sequence genomic window carries:
- the LOC135515562 gene encoding von Hippel-Lindau disease tumor suppressor-like, translated as MEEQEVVSGENKALRSLNAEVKTHVNFINQSKQSARAWWLDYSGHPVSYGDIRTNGLLRMNTFLTHPWVFRASRNGSKLLANQLDVYMPTAATEYEENGDPKFLNVVIATPVYSLQECCLMLIRNLVEEEDYGRLDIPESLKTDLRQQPDLLKELGLINRLRMLT; from the exons ATGGAGGAGCAGGAAGTAGTGAGCGGGGAAAATAAAGCTCTCCGGTCTCTAAACGCTGAAGTCAAAACCCACGTTAATTTTATTAATCAGTCGAAACAAAGCGCCCGAGCATGGTGGTTGGATTATTCCGGACATCCAGTTTCTTATGGCGATATACGAACGAACGGGTTATTACGAATGAATACTTTTCTGA CGCATCCGTGGGTTTTCAGAGCCTCTCGAAATGGGTCGAAACTTTTAGCTAATCAGCTAGATGTTTATATGCCAACAGCTGCCACCGAATATGAAGAGAATGGTGACCCCAAGTTTCTGAATGTTGTCATAGCTACCCCAG tgtACTCTCTGCAGGAGTGTTGTCTGATGCTAATCCGTAATCTGGTAGAAGAGGAGGACTACGGCAGACTGGACATCCCCGAGTCACTGAAGACAGACCTCAGACAACAGCCTGACTTACTGAAGGAGCTGGGACTCATCAACCGTCTCAGAATGTTGACCTAG